TTGGGCGTGATTGGAGGCATGGACATGCCTGTTCCGCCTATCTTGGGCGCGCCGAAAGACGAGCGGGAGACCGCCTGTGTATTGAGCGTGTCCACACCCGCGGTCGGCGCCGTGGCGCCTTCCTTTATTATTTGTGCGTAGGCGTCGCGGACACCGGTGATAATCTTGATGACCTCGTCGATGATGCCCTTGTCCATTTTGAGATTGGCCATGAGCAGACGGGTGTTGCAATAGAGGTAGACCTGATTCAGGTTGTCGGCGATATCACCGCCTTTGTCCTTGTTCAGGCTGCTGGCCAACTCCGAAATGATGTCCAAGGCCTTGGAGATGAGAATGCCCTTCTGGGCGTAGTCCTTCTCGTCGATCTTGATCTTGGCTTGGTTGAGAAATTTGATGGTTGCATCATACAACATGATAAGCAACTGGCCCTGATCCGTGGTCGTGACCTGAGTCGCAAGATACTTCTGAGCTGCCTTGTACATTGTTAGTTCCTGGCTATGACTGCTGCATCATGCTGAGGATTTGGCTCTGCATGCCTGAGGCCATATTATTGTAATAGCCGAGCATCGCGTCCAGCCGAGCGAAACGGTCTTTGTATTGGCGCTGCAGGCGCGTGATACGGCGCTCTTCAAATTCTATCTTGGAGTCGATACTTTTGATGATATCATTATAGTTCTCCTCAAGGACGGCCAATGGGCCTGCCTCGAAGTCGGTCGGGCTGGACTTGGGATCGGTGAGCACCCTGATCTCATCGATAAGTTCATTGGTCTTGCCAAGCTTGATACGCACCACGCCGGTGGTGATGTCCGCGAGCGGATCGTTGATGCGTACCACCAAGCCGGACACAGGCGCACCGCTATTGGCGGTCAGCTCTTTGGTGGCGGCATTGTATGTGGCGGCGTAACCACCAATGGTTCCGGTTTGTGTGGCTTGATCCCAGCGCACGTCGTATGTTCCTGCCTCTGTGGTTCCGGGCAGGCAAGAAAGGTAGGAGAATGTGGGTTGGTCGGTTTCTCCGGAGTAATTGGCCGAGAAAAGCTTTGCCACGGCGTCTGGATCATTGGCCAAAGCCTCATCGAGCTTCGCGTCGTCCAGGACAAGCAGGCCGCGAGTGACCGAACCCTCCTCCGCATCGG
The window above is part of the Desulfocurvibacter africanus subsp. africanus DSM 2603 genome. Proteins encoded here:
- the fliS gene encoding flagellar export chaperone FliS, with translation MYKAAQKYLATQVTTTDQGQLLIMLYDATIKFLNQAKIKIDEKDYAQKGILISKALDIISELASSLNKDKGGDIADNLNQVYLYCNTRLLMANLKMDKGIIDEVIKIITGVRDAYAQIIKEGATAPTAGVDTLNTQAVSRSSFGAPKIGGTGMSMPPITPKAAQFAAPTEPGKPAEASHSATIESAEEQETGQPSSSQPQATSTGEQPSPRQTATPLAPSPAPSGTTMRRVVQAYGNTPK